A stretch of Verrucomicrobiia bacterium DNA encodes these proteins:
- a CDS encoding lamin tail domain-containing protein yields MYNPRELAGQSNSLEFVEIFNSNPFFEDISNFRLSGDIEYRFPPNTILPAGGIVVVAKYPEAVRAYYGLTNVYGPFTGSLPNNGGRVRLRTSGGGVAQQVDYRPREPWPPAADGTGHSLVLSRPSYGENDPRAWSASAYVDGSPGRIDPVVVEPVSSVVINEFLANTAGEDYVELYNYSNQEVDVSGMWLTDKRGIMYDPAITNKYRIPDGTRLPPRGFIVFTQSQLRFGLEASGESLLLVNSNLTRVVDFVRFEGQPAEIPSGRYPDGNPTFHLLSAKTPGTNNAPLFIHDIVINEIMYNPISGDANDEYLELYNKGSQPVDLSRWRFVEGIDYRFPVGVTLGPGQYLVVAKNATNLIAKYPQLNTGNTYGNYDGSLADGGERIALAMPEYRYSTNQQGVVTTNIMYATVEEVTYRDGGRWGQWSDGRGSSLELIDPRSDNRLPSNWADSDETQKAPWTNFVESIYADHVYPRGSPGSDLNEIQVMILGKGECLMDDVAVRASPTGPNTVLNPNFNSLSSWVIQGNHVASRLEPPGPGNPSQSLRIVASAGGDNGANRVECDLNTTLTANTYITLEAKLRWLRGHRDVLLRLHGGGVETVVTLPVPPNLGTPGLPNSQMAANNGPAIIEVKHTPVMPAANVPVKVTARVHDPDGISSVQLRYRLDPNTVLTTAPMYDDGTNGDAIRGDGIYTAILPGQAAGTLVAFHVVATDAHPTPASRTFPDAGPAVSECLVRFGDLQVTGNLGVYRMWMTQAKYNTWVNRERLSNEPMEGTFVYGNFRAIYGAGARYRGSPFTRNYANPLSANANFVWTVPEDDAVLGSDEMNLDSLEPTARDATLLRELTSYTMVEQLGLPWSYQRFIHPVINGTHCASPVYTDSQQVNRDYVQMWFPDADEGEIYKIDDWFEFDDTPARQLNKSASLQDFTTVGGVKKKARYRWCWEKKFNGTLNDDYSSLYMAVDAFNAPDSMYVSAVEQAIDIEQWLTMLAFRHVVGDWDGYGYNRGKNQFVYLPNGGKWQMLLWDLDFSLGCTGGHGPTQDLFTLALGGDTGENHMPEVSRLYSHPYFRRIYLRALQRCADTVLQDAAYMPKLDARYQALLRNGIAGLTSPYVGSGAQGISIPAWIQQRRAYILQNVPQAVWAMQVPTVQTSALNVVNLTGLAPVTVKSLRVNGQIYPVSWTNYTRWGLTLVAKESENVFVIEACDHNDQPIAGMKATNVVYYTGSTPPAEGTVMFSEIMYQPTVTNAEYIEIYNASADFAFDLSGWRVNGLDYDFPLGSIIRPQQRIVLAKDRAAFTAAYGSTAAAAITDVYNGRLDPDGETLTLLRPFGNQMVVVDRVRYEPGAPWSALAAGGGAALQLVDGRRDHSRPLNWADGSGWKFKAFSMTNVNTLIFTNLYWRLNEAGVVYLDDIRIEEGWVVGGGTNYVVNGGFEAPLAGTWNLGTAVQGSTRVS; encoded by the coding sequence CGGCGGATGGGACAGGGCATTCGCTGGTGTTGAGCCGTCCGTCCTATGGGGAGAATGATCCGCGGGCCTGGAGCGCCAGCGCGTACGTGGATGGCTCGCCGGGGCGGATTGATCCGGTGGTGGTGGAGCCGGTCAGTTCGGTGGTGATCAATGAATTTTTGGCCAATACCGCGGGCGAGGATTATGTGGAGCTGTACAACTACAGCAACCAGGAGGTGGATGTTTCCGGGATGTGGCTGACGGACAAGCGGGGCATCATGTATGACCCGGCCATTACCAACAAATACCGCATACCGGATGGCACGCGTTTGCCGCCGCGGGGTTTTATAGTTTTCACGCAAAGCCAGTTGCGTTTTGGGCTGGAGGCCAGCGGGGAGTCATTGCTGCTGGTGAATTCGAATTTGACGCGGGTGGTGGATTTTGTGCGCTTTGAGGGGCAGCCTGCCGAGATTCCTTCGGGGCGGTACCCGGATGGGAATCCCACCTTCCATCTGCTGTCGGCCAAGACGCCCGGGACCAATAATGCGCCGCTGTTCATCCATGACATCGTGATCAATGAGATCATGTACAACCCGATTTCCGGGGATGCCAATGATGAATACCTGGAATTGTACAATAAAGGCAGCCAGCCGGTGGATTTGAGCCGGTGGCGGTTTGTGGAGGGGATTGATTATCGTTTTCCGGTGGGGGTGACGCTGGGGCCGGGCCAGTATTTGGTGGTGGCAAAAAACGCCACCAACTTGATCGCGAAGTATCCGCAACTTAACACCGGCAACACGTATGGCAATTATGATGGGTCGCTGGCGGATGGCGGGGAGCGGATAGCGCTGGCCATGCCGGAGTACCGGTACAGCACCAATCAGCAGGGGGTGGTGACCACGAATATCATGTATGCGACGGTGGAGGAGGTGACGTACCGTGATGGGGGCCGGTGGGGGCAATGGTCTGACGGGCGGGGCAGCAGTTTGGAGTTGATTGATCCGCGCAGTGACAATCGCCTGCCGTCCAACTGGGCGGACAGCGACGAAACGCAGAAGGCGCCGTGGACGAATTTTGTGGAGAGCATTTACGCGGATCATGTGTATCCGCGAGGATCGCCAGGCTCGGATTTGAATGAGATTCAGGTTATGATATTGGGCAAGGGCGAATGTTTGATGGACGATGTAGCCGTGCGGGCCAGCCCCACCGGCCCCAACACGGTGCTGAATCCGAATTTCAATTCACTGAGCAGTTGGGTGATCCAGGGTAATCATGTGGCGTCGCGTCTGGAGCCGCCCGGGCCGGGCAATCCGAGTCAGAGCCTGCGCATCGTGGCCAGTGCCGGGGGTGATAATGGGGCCAACCGGGTGGAGTGCGATTTGAACACGACGCTGACGGCCAACACTTACATTACGTTGGAGGCGAAGCTGCGGTGGCTGCGTGGGCATCGGGATGTGTTGTTGCGTTTGCACGGTGGCGGTGTGGAAACGGTGGTCACGCTGCCGGTGCCGCCCAATTTGGGCACGCCGGGCCTGCCCAACAGCCAGATGGCGGCGAATAATGGGCCGGCGATCATTGAGGTGAAGCACACGCCGGTGATGCCGGCGGCCAACGTGCCGGTCAAGGTGACGGCGCGGGTGCATGATCCGGATGGGATCAGCTCGGTGCAGTTGCGTTACCGGCTGGATCCCAACACGGTGTTGACGACGGCGCCGATGTATGATGACGGCACCAACGGCGATGCGATTCGCGGGGATGGCATCTACACGGCCATCTTGCCGGGGCAGGCGGCGGGCACGCTGGTGGCGTTTCATGTGGTGGCCACGGATGCACATCCCACGCCGGCCTCGCGGACCTTCCCGGACGCCGGCCCGGCGGTCAGTGAGTGCCTGGTGCGCTTTGGCGATTTGCAGGTGACGGGCAATCTGGGCGTTTATCGCATGTGGATGACGCAGGCGAAGTACAACACGTGGGTGAACCGGGAGCGGCTGAGCAATGAGCCGATGGAAGGGACGTTTGTTTATGGCAACTTCCGGGCCATTTACGGAGCCGGCGCGCGCTACCGCGGGAGTCCGTTTACGCGCAATTATGCCAACCCGCTGTCGGCCAATGCCAATTTTGTTTGGACGGTGCCGGAGGATGATGCCGTGCTGGGGAGCGATGAGATGAATCTGGACTCGCTGGAGCCGACGGCGCGGGATGCCACGTTGCTGCGGGAATTGACGTCGTACACGATGGTGGAGCAGTTGGGGTTGCCGTGGAGTTACCAGCGTTTCATCCATCCGGTCATCAACGGGACGCATTGCGCCAGCCCGGTTTACACGGACTCGCAACAGGTCAACCGGGACTACGTGCAGATGTGGTTTCCGGACGCTGACGAGGGTGAGATTTACAAGATTGATGACTGGTTTGAGTTTGATGACACGCCGGCGCGGCAGTTGAACAAGTCGGCCAGCCTGCAGGACTTCACCACGGTGGGCGGGGTGAAGAAGAAAGCGCGTTACCGGTGGTGCTGGGAGAAGAAATTCAACGGCACCTTAAACGATGATTACTCGTCGCTCTACATGGCGGTGGACGCCTTTAACGCGCCGGATAGCATGTATGTTAGCGCTGTGGAGCAGGCCATTGACATCGAGCAATGGCTGACGATGCTGGCCTTCCGGCATGTGGTGGGCGACTGGGATGGCTATGGCTACAACCGTGGCAAGAACCAGTTTGTGTATCTGCCGAATGGAGGCAAGTGGCAGATGCTCCTGTGGGATCTGGACTTTTCGCTGGGCTGCACGGGCGGCCATGGGCCGACGCAGGATTTGTTTACGCTGGCGCTGGGCGGCGACACAGGGGAGAACCACATGCCGGAAGTGTCGCGGCTATATTCGCATCCTTATTTCCGGCGGATTTACCTGCGGGCGTTGCAACGTTGCGCCGACACGGTGTTGCAGGACGCGGCCTACATGCCGAAATTGGATGCGCGTTATCAGGCCCTGTTGCGGAATGGCATTGCCGGGCTGACCTCACCCTATGTGGGGAGCGGGGCCCAGGGGATTTCCATTCCGGCGTGGATCCAGCAGCGGCGCGCCTACATTCTGCAGAACGTGCCGCAGGCGGTGTGGGCGATGCAGGTGCCCACGGTGCAGACGAGCGCGTTGAACGTGGTCAATCTGACGGGGCTGGCGCCGGTGACGGTGAAATCCCTTCGTGTGAACGGGCAGATTTACCCGGTCTCCTGGACCAACTACACGCGATGGGGGCTGACGCTGGTGGCCAAGGAATCGGAGAATGTTTTTGTGATTGAGGCGTGTGATCACAATGACCAGCCCATCGCCGGGATGAAGGCCACCAACGTGGTTTATTACACCGGCTCGACGCCGCCGGCGGAGGGCACGGTGATGTTTAGTGAGATCATGTATCAACCGACGGTGACGAACGCGGAGTATATTGAGATCTACAATGCATCGGCGGATTTTGCCTTTGATCTATCCGGCTGGCGGGTGAACGGGCTGGATTATGATTTTCCGCTGGGGAGCATCATTCGCCCGCAGCAGCGCATTGTTCTGGCCAAGGACCGCGCGGCCTTCACGGCGGCGTATGGTTCGACGGCGGCCGCGGCGATCACGGATGTCTATAATGGACGGTTGGATCCCGATGGCGAGACGCTGACTTTGTTGCGGCCGTTTGGCAACCAGATGGTGGTGGTGGATCGGGTGCGTTATGAGCCGGGGGCGCCGTGGTCGGCGTTGGCGGCGGGCGGGGGAGCCGCCTTGCAGTTGGTGGACGGGCGGCGGGATCACAGCCGGCCGCTGAACTGGGCGGATGGTTCGGGGTGGAAGTTCAAGGCGTTCTCAATGACGAACGTGAACACGTTGATTTTCACGAACCTGTATTGGCGGTTGAACGAAGCGGGGGTGGTGTATTTGGACGACATCCGGATTGAGGAGGGCTGGGTGGTAGGTGGGGGGACCAATTATGTGGTGAACGGGGGATTTGAGGCGCCGCTGGCGGGGACATGGAATTTGGGGACGGCGGTGCAGGGTTCGACGCGGGTGAGCG